ATACAAAATGACCAAGTATGTAAAGCATAGACTTAATTTGAATTAGTAAAACTatccttgttaatgatgatttcTTAAGGAACGTATAAACAAGAAAGTAGACAACTGATATAGAACGGAGCAAGTATGCATTTGACTCAGTTGAAATATCCAAAATAAGAAAACGTGATACTTCAGTAGTTGTCTAATGTCTATATTTTGCCTTTACGTAAATCCTACTACAACacttacatttatattattcttttatagTTCCAACAACTTATTCTTGagttcatatataatatatatgcatGTCCTAAATGTTAATATAGACTTCTGAAGAACTACTTGAGATCAGATATATTGACGCTTGTATTGATAAATGTTGCTTCTATAATGGAAATGGCTGATGAAACTCTGTTACCTGGAGTTTACGAAGAAGTTGGCATGGATTTGCGCATTGATCCTGCTGGTCTTGGTTCACTTAGTTTTTACAGATCATTAGTTCAATGTCTTTGTTACCCTCTTGCTGCGTTCCTTGCTTCTCGTCATAATCATGCCAATGGCATTGCTCTTGGTGCTTTCCTTTGGTCCGGTGCCACTTTTCTTGTCGCCATCTCCTCTACCTTTGCTGAGGTCTCTGCTTCATTCCTCTGTAGATGGTGTTTTTCAAATATAGAAACAAGTCAAATTTTAGTTCATGAAAGTCGTGTTGTTTTTGTGGTTTACTTGGTTTTTTTGTGTAGATCCGTGTAGCGGCAGAGACAAGATTTTCACCAATATACAGTGTAATTTTCTGAGACAAAGGGGTTTGAATGCTCTACTCTTCGATCCACGAACATAAATTAATAGTAGTCATTGAGGAATGGTCTATAAGATATACTGATCTCTGAATATATGTAAGACATCTTAGTTCGGTCTCAACTGACAACTAAACACTCCAACTCATCCTCATTGTGTCTCGTGGGCACTCGATGTTGTGACACATAAGTTTTGGAGGTGTCTAGATTATCATTTTGTAAGTTGGAGTGTTCAACTAATACAGTAAAGATGAGTTGAGGTATTTTGATGTGCATACTCAAAAATGGAGTGTTTACTTGTCAGCTGTCGTCAAGTTTGAGTGTTTTGTTAGTGTGTTATGCCAAACTATGACAAGAATGAAAGTGTTATCTTGCTGATGTTGTTTAACAGATAGCAATTTTAAGAGCATCGAATGGAACAGGACTTGCAATTGTCACACCAGCAATCCTATCTCTAGTTGCTGATTCAACTGATGATACTAATCGCGGTACAGCTTTTGGATGGTTAGCACTAACAGGAGGTCTTGGTTCAATCCTTGGTACTCTAATGTCTGTGCTTATTGCGGAAACATCATTCATGGGAATCCCGGGCTGGAGAATCTCCTTTCATTTGGTTGGTATTATAAGTGTTCTTGTTGGTCTTTTAGTCTATTTCTTCGCGGAAGATCCCCCTTTTCTTGACAGAGATGTCAATGCAAAAGATCTACCTCCCGCGGAACCATTTCAAGAACAACTGAGAGAACTGTTAAAAGAAGCAAAATCGGTTATCAAAGTACCTTCCTTCAAGATAATTGTTG
This DNA window, taken from Solanum lycopersicum chromosome 5, SLM_r2.1, encodes the following:
- the LOC104647677 gene encoding uncharacterized protein, translating into MTKLLKNYLRSDILTLVLINVASIMEMADETLLPGVYEEVGMDLRIDPAGLGSLSFYRSLVQCLCYPLAAFLASRHNHANGIALGAFLWSGATFLVAISSTFAEIAILRASNGTGLAIVTPAILSLVADSTDDTNRGTAFGWLALTGGLGSILGTLMSVLIAETSFMGIPGWRISFHLVGIISVLVGLLVYFFAEDPPFLDRDVNAKDLPPAEPFQEQLRELLKEAKSVIKVPSFKIIVAQGVFGSFLGTSLSFTTMWLELVGFSHKTTALISSLFVVSLSCGAVFGGFVGDVLAKHLPNSGRIIVSQISTGSAIPLAAILLLLSPIDPSTALLHGLVLFILGFCASWSGPATNRYVYSMLLFC